A region from the Triticum aestivum cultivar Chinese Spring chromosome 3D, IWGSC CS RefSeq v2.1, whole genome shotgun sequence genome encodes:
- the LOC123075216 gene encoding male-cone protein 1, with amino-acid sequence MAMAGRKVTTSNAGVAAALVALLVVAAASGAAGYHVCNVDTDSLVNNCRSYCAVGSNEASPSGACCGAVRGANFKCLCKYKGLLPKGIDANRAMQIPAKCGYGAASC; translated from the coding sequence ATGGCCATGGCCGGGAGGAAGGTGACGACGAGCAACGCCGGCGTCGCGGCCGCGCTGGTGGCGCTGCTGGTcgtggcggcggcgtcgggcgcggccgGGTACCATGTCTGCAACGTGGACACGGACAGCCTGGTGAACAACTGCAGGTCCTACTGCGCGGTGGGCAGCAACGAGGCCAGCCCCAGCGGCGCGTGCTGCGGCGCGGTGCGCGGCGCCAACTTCAAGTGCCTCTGCAAGTACAAGGGCCTGCTGCCCAAGGGCATCGACGCCAACCGCGCCATGCAGATCCCCGCCAAGTGCGGCTACGGGGCGGCCTCCTGCTAG
- the LOC123080251 gene encoding uncharacterized protein isoform X1, producing MGWWSILLSLTYLDGGLTTSLILLKRLRTSVELVFNILRMKKSETQVEGWRHQDRDLHMLVLKPFEATVGANGPEVMEGKGRWVNYLRQSYATSKRRTHCAKSMWE from the exons ATGGGGTGGTGGTCCATTTTGCTTTCATTGACTTACTTGGACGGAG GCTTAACCACAAGTTTGATCTTACTAAAAAGACTTCGAACCTCTGTTGAGTTGGTCTTTAACATCCTCAGAATGAAGAAAAGTGAAACTCAGGTTGAAGGCTGGCGTCATCAAGATA GAGATCTACACATGCTAGTCCTGAAGCCATTTGAAGCTACAGTAGGAGCAAATG GGCCAGAGGTTATGGAGGGAAAGGGAAGATGGGTCAATTATTTGCGCCAATCATATGCAACATCGAAACGGCGGACACATTGCGCAAAATCTATGTGGGAATAG
- the LOC123080250 gene encoding EPIDERMAL PATTERNING FACTOR-like protein 9 isoform X2: protein MASGIPTITSSSLLLFFLLSCLLIGHALCNQGHHGSISGADYGEQYAHQGLPEEHIDLQENIKGLNKEKPPKYARRMLIGSIAPICTYNECRGCRSKCTAEQVPVDANDPMNSAYHYKCVCHR, encoded by the exons ATGGCCAGTGGTATCCCCACAATAACCTCGAGCtccctgctcctcttcttcctcctctcttgctTGCTCATCGGCCATGCTCTCTGCAACCAAGGCCACCATGGCAGCATCTCAG GTGCAGACTATGGAGAACAATATGCTCACCAGGGATTACCTGAAGAACATATAgacctgcaagagaacatcaag GGTCTAAACAAGGAGAAACCGCCCAAGTATGCAAGGAGAATGCTGATTGGTTCAATTGCTCCCATATGCACGTACAACGAATGCAGGGGGTGTCGATCCAAGTGTACCGCTGAGCAAGTTCCGGTGGATGCAAATGACCCCATGAATAGTGCCTATCATTACAAGTGTGTCTGCCACAGGTGA
- the LOC123080250 gene encoding EPIDERMAL PATTERNING FACTOR-like protein 9 isoform X1 has product MASGIPTITSSSLLLFFLLSCLLIGHALCNQGHHGSISGADYGEQYAHQGLPEEHIDLQENIKQGLNKEKPPKYARRMLIGSIAPICTYNECRGCRSKCTAEQVPVDANDPMNSAYHYKCVCHR; this is encoded by the exons ATGGCCAGTGGTATCCCCACAATAACCTCGAGCtccctgctcctcttcttcctcctctcttgctTGCTCATCGGCCATGCTCTCTGCAACCAAGGCCACCATGGCAGCATCTCAG GTGCAGACTATGGAGAACAATATGCTCACCAGGGATTACCTGAAGAACATATAgacctgcaagagaacatcaag CAGGGTCTAAACAAGGAGAAACCGCCCAAGTATGCAAGGAGAATGCTGATTGGTTCAATTGCTCCCATATGCACGTACAACGAATGCAGGGGGTGTCGATCCAAGTGTACCGCTGAGCAAGTTCCGGTGGATGCAAATGACCCCATGAATAGTGCCTATCATTACAAGTGTGTCTGCCACAGGTGA
- the LOC123080251 gene encoding uncharacterized protein isoform X2: MGWWSILLSLTYLDGGLTTSLILLKRLRTSVELVFNILRMKKSETQVEGWRHQDRDLHMLVLKPFEATVGANVQVVTLLHGKRDGTKSHES, translated from the exons ATGGGGTGGTGGTCCATTTTGCTTTCATTGACTTACTTGGACGGAG GCTTAACCACAAGTTTGATCTTACTAAAAAGACTTCGAACCTCTGTTGAGTTGGTCTTTAACATCCTCAGAATGAAGAAAAGTGAAACTCAGGTTGAAGGCTGGCGTCATCAAGATA GAGATCTACACATGCTAGTCCTGAAGCCATTTGAAGCTACAGTAGGAGCAAATG TACAGGTGGTTACGTTGTTACATGGAAAGAGGGATGGCACAAAATCCCACGAGAGCTGA
- the LOC123080247 gene encoding pentatricopeptide repeat-containing protein At3g29230: protein MSCSPPPPLALSILLSRLRACGSAPHALQCHALLLTSGHLAASPLRLSNLLLLALASACAAAHADAVFARLPGAASAHAFPWNTLIRLHAPSSPRRALAYFARMRRGAVDPDAYTFPPVLKACGCGVGLLVHAEAVRRGLDRDLFTRNALISFYCRTGDCRSGRKVFDDGARDLVSWNSMVAGYVGCGEVELAQELFDEMPHRDAFSWAAMIDAYGKRSGGVDRARELFDQMPERDLVCWNSMIDGYARQGRMDEARVLFDQMPERNVISWSIVVDGYVRCGEPSEALELFRRMLRCGIRPDRVAAVGAVTACAQLGALEQGRWLHSYLEKKKILFDVVVKTALIDMYMKCGRLDLAMLIFESMPDKTVVTWNVMIVGLGTHSCGLDAVKLFRQMESEGAPMDDLSVLAVLTACTHAGLISEGLQIFHRMKTDFGIDPKVEHYGALVDLLGRAGHLDQARHAIETMPMEPTPELWGSLLAACRSHRCVELAELSVERLASLGADDSGVYVLLSNIYADEGMWDGVSRIRRLMSAEGMKKDIGRSVIEADGQIHEFVNGGSSHPDKDEIYMMLWNLSNMVASA from the coding sequence ATGTCTTGTTCTCCGCCGCCCCCGCTCGCGCTCTCGATCCTCCTCTCCCGCCTCCGCGCCTGCGGCTCCGCCCCGCACGCGCTGCAGTGCCACGCCCTCCTCctcacctccggccacctcgccgcctccCCGCTCCGCCTctccaacctcctcctcctcgcgctcgcgTCCGCCTGCGCGGCGGCCCACGCCGACGCCGTCTTCGCCCGCCTCCCGGGGGCCGCCTCCGCACACGCCTTCCCCTGGAACACCCTCATCCGCCTCCACGCCCCCTCGAGCCCCCGCAGGGCCCTCGCCTACTTCGCGCGCATGCGCCGTGGCGCGGTGGACCCCGACGCCTACACCTTCCCCCCCGTGCTCAAGGCGTGCGGCTGCGGGGTCGGGCTGCTGGTGCACGCCGAGGCTGTGAGGAGGGGTCTGGATCGCGACCTGTTCACGCGGAACGCGCTGATCAGCTTCTACTGCAGGACCGGCGACTGTCGCTCTGGGCGGAAGGTGTTCGATGACGGCGCGCGAGACCTCGTTTCGTGGAACTCCATGGTGGCGGGGTACGTCGggtgcggcgaggtggagctgGCGCAGgagctgttcgacgaaatgccgcATAGGGACGCCTTCTCCTGGGCCGCCATGATTGATGCCTACGGGAAGCGGTCTGGAGGTGTGGACCGTGCGCGCGAGCTGTTCGATCAAATGCCTGAGAGGGATCTGGTGTGCTGGAACTCGATGATCGATGGGTATGCTAGGCAGGGGAGGATGGACGAGGCGAGGGTGCTATTCGATCAGATGCCTGAGAGGAATGTGATCTCGTGGAGTATTGTTGTTGACGGGTATGTCAGGTGTGGCGAGCCTTCGGAGGCTTTGGAACTTTTCCGAAGGATGCTGAGGTGCGGTATCAGACCTGATAGGGTCGCTGCAGTTGGGGCTGTCACGGCCTGCGCACAGCTGGGAGCTCTGGAGCAAGGCAGGTGGCTGCACTCTTACttggagaagaagaagattttgttcgatgttgtggtgaagacagcTCTGATAGATATGTACATGAAATGTGGGCGCTTGGATCTCGCCATGTTGATCTTTGAAAGCATGCCTGACAAGACCGTGGTTACTTGGAATGTGATGATTGTTGGACTTGGAACTCATAGCTGCGGACTTGATGCTGTCAAGCTTTTCCGCCAAATGGAGTCTGAAGGAGCACCAATGGATGATCTTAGTGTGCTTGCCGTGCTGACTGCATGCACACATGCTGGGTTGATCTCAGAGGGTTTACAGATATTTCATAGAATGAAGACGGATTTTGGGATAGATCCAAAGGTTGAACATTATGGTGCATTGGTTGATCTCCTTGGCCGGGCTGGACATTTGGATCAGGCTAGGCATGCCATAGAGACAATGCCCATGGAACCAACTCCAGAATTATGGGGATCTCTGCTTGCTGCCTGCCGAAGTCATAGGTGCGTCGAACTGGCTGAGCTGTCGGTTGAGCGCCTAGCAAGTCTTGGAGCAGACGACTCGGGAGTCTATGTTCTTCTGTCCAATATCTATGCTGATGAAGGAATGTGGGATGGTGTCTCGAGGATTAGGAGATTGATGAGTGCGGAAGGGATGAAGAAGGACATTGGAAGGAGTGTGATTGAGGCGGATGGACAAATACACGAGTTTGTGAATGGAGGCAGTTCACATCCTGATAAGGATGAAATTTACATGATGCTGTGGAATTTATCTAACATGGTAGCATCTGCTTGA